In one Brevibacillus choshinensis genomic region, the following are encoded:
- a CDS encoding thiamine pyrophosphate-binding protein, which produces MTTNGQMEFTTADAVVAELVRAGVEVVFGVVSIHNMPIYDALLREGSIRIVCSRGESGAANMADGYARSTGKLGVVITSTGSGAGNAAGSLVEAWAAGTPVLHLTGEVSSKYLGTGRGYIHECKDQLSMMNGCCKEAYRLRKPEQAAAVVRQAIQNATTAPRGPVSLEIPIDFQSAIIPNSVIEAVQAVTAQEVAPHIPAEVTKLVAAARRPVIWAGGGVISSEASAELTKLAELTGAAVITSQSGKGSIPEDHPQCIGHFAAYEDVKALLKQSDLLISVGVRFRGNETANWKVTAPEAHISIDADWSAFNRNYEITHGLLGEAKAILNALNEELAAQSVTPNAEYVTEVKSVREKIRGILRDTLGPYEKFVDGMRKVLPKDAILVRDVTVPANVWGSRLFEIYEPRTSIHASGGGIGQGLPTALGAQTGQLDRVVVLMAGDGGYMLNVGEMPVAVQENLPLIVVLFDDQGYGVLRNIQDAAYGRQVAVDLVSPDFVMMAKSMGFEAERIGSPEEFVAELEAAVARRKPSMIVVDMNAVGPMAKPFGGPPGAADSFKPKKL; this is translated from the coding sequence ATGACAACTAATGGGCAAATGGAATTCACTACGGCAGACGCAGTCGTTGCGGAGCTTGTTCGCGCCGGAGTAGAAGTCGTTTTCGGTGTAGTAAGTATTCATAATATGCCAATCTACGATGCGCTGCTGCGCGAAGGAAGCATTCGGATCGTTTGCTCCCGCGGTGAGAGCGGTGCTGCCAATATGGCAGACGGCTATGCGCGCTCGACTGGCAAACTCGGTGTTGTCATCACGAGTACAGGTAGCGGAGCAGGTAACGCAGCAGGTTCTTTGGTAGAGGCATGGGCTGCGGGAACTCCTGTCCTGCATCTGACGGGTGAAGTTTCCTCCAAGTACTTGGGAACAGGCAGAGGGTACATTCACGAATGTAAAGACCAGCTGTCGATGATGAACGGCTGCTGTAAAGAAGCGTATCGTCTGCGCAAGCCGGAACAAGCTGCTGCTGTGGTACGCCAAGCGATTCAAAACGCAACAACGGCTCCACGCGGTCCTGTATCGCTAGAGATTCCGATCGACTTTCAATCTGCGATCATTCCAAATAGCGTGATTGAAGCAGTTCAAGCAGTAACTGCTCAAGAAGTAGCTCCACATATTCCAGCTGAAGTAACCAAGCTGGTAGCAGCTGCTCGTCGTCCAGTCATCTGGGCAGGCGGAGGCGTCATCTCCTCCGAAGCTTCTGCTGAACTGACCAAGCTGGCTGAACTGACAGGTGCGGCTGTGATCACGAGCCAGTCCGGAAAAGGCTCTATTCCAGAGGATCATCCACAATGCATAGGTCATTTCGCAGCGTATGAAGATGTAAAAGCACTGTTGAAGCAATCAGATCTGTTGATCAGTGTAGGCGTTCGCTTCCGTGGCAACGAAACAGCCAACTGGAAAGTGACTGCACCAGAAGCGCACATCAGTATCGATGCAGACTGGAGCGCATTCAACCGCAACTACGAAATTACACATGGTCTCTTGGGAGAAGCAAAAGCGATCCTGAACGCGTTGAATGAAGAGCTAGCAGCACAAAGCGTAACACCAAATGCAGAGTATGTAACAGAAGTGAAATCCGTAAGAGAAAAAATCCGCGGCATTCTCCGCGATACATTAGGTCCATACGAGAAATTCGTAGATGGCATGCGCAAAGTATTGCCGAAAGATGCCATCCTGGTACGTGACGTAACCGTTCCTGCGAATGTATGGGGTAGCCGATTGTTTGAAATTTACGAGCCTCGCACGTCCATTCACGCTTCCGGTGGTGGGATTGGACAAGGCTTGCCGACAGCATTAGGTGCACAAACGGGTCAATTGGACCGTGTAGTCGTCCTGATGGCCGGTGACGGTGGATACATGCTCAATGTTGGCGAGATGCCCGTTGCCGTTCAAGAAAACCTGCCTTTGATCGTTGTACTCTTTGATGACCAAGGCTACGGTGTTCTACGCAACATTCAGGATGCAGCGTATGGCCGTCAGGTAGCGGTTGATCTGGTTAGCCCAGACTTTGTCATGATGGCGAAATCGATGGGCTTTGAAGCAGAGCGCATTGGTTCTCCAGAAGAGTTCGTTGCTGAGCTGGAAGCGGCAGTGGCTCGCAGAAAGCCATCCATGATCGTTGTCGACATGAATGCTGTCGGTCCAATGGCCAAGCCTTTTGGTGGACCTCCAGGAGCAGCAGATTCATTCAAGCCGAAAAAACTGTAA
- a CDS encoding SDR family oxidoreductase, whose translation MDLGLKNKVAVIMGGTSGVGLKAAEMFLQEGAKVAICGRDQQRMEGAVAHLAAFAPSEQVFAETCDVTNKEDVTRFIDGAAETFGGVDILVNAAGQSVMGYFFDITDEQWRQQIDLKYFAIINAVRAVHPHLLKRGGGRIVNINATLAKEPERHMVATAATRAGLLNLSKTLSHELAPNNILVNSVSLGLIATDQWERRRMKNAPDMDPTDYYNDLAQKRNIPLGRVGQPEEVASVILFLASEQASYVSGSTIEVAGALGKAL comes from the coding sequence ATGGATTTGGGACTGAAAAATAAAGTCGCGGTAATCATGGGCGGAACATCTGGGGTAGGCCTGAAGGCAGCCGAAATGTTCTTGCAAGAGGGTGCAAAAGTCGCCATTTGTGGACGCGATCAACAGCGTATGGAAGGGGCCGTTGCTCATCTCGCAGCATTCGCTCCTTCTGAACAGGTGTTCGCTGAGACCTGTGATGTGACGAATAAAGAAGACGTTACCCGTTTTATTGACGGAGCGGCAGAAACGTTTGGCGGCGTGGACATTTTGGTTAATGCAGCTGGACAAAGCGTCATGGGGTACTTCTTTGACATTACGGATGAACAGTGGAGACAACAGATCGATCTGAAGTATTTCGCCATCATCAACGCCGTTCGTGCGGTTCATCCACACTTGCTCAAGCGTGGTGGCGGCCGAATCGTCAACATCAACGCGACGCTGGCAAAAGAACCAGAGCGTCACATGGTAGCGACAGCAGCAACGCGCGCAGGACTGTTGAATCTGAGCAAAACGTTGTCACACGAGCTTGCTCCAAACAACATTTTGGTCAACTCGGTGAGCCTCGGATTGATTGCGACGGACCAATGGGAGCGCAGACGGATGAAAAACGCTCCAGACATGGATCCAACCGACTACTACAATGATCTGGCACAAAAACGGAACATCCCGCTTGGTAGAGTGGGTCAGCCTGAAGAGGTAGCGAGCGTTATTCTCTTCCTGGCATCAGAACAGGCAAGCTATGTATCCGGATCGACAATCGAAGTTGCGGGGGCTTTGGGAAAAGCGCTGTAA
- a CDS encoding VOC family protein, giving the protein MLGITHLRHISLFTPVLKEHADFYEKIWGLDKLQEDENNVYFRGAGSENHILHLQAGEKRGLHHIAFGMIDKNAVDTAAEKLKELGIPLVAEPAYLDEAGAGYGLRFLDPEGRCIELSCWVEIHTKDWSKKNVDPIKLNHVVMNTKDIDMITDFYTKVLGFKVTDWSEHQMVFLRCNKNHHSLAFNQDAHASVNHIAYEVESVDEVMRGIGNVRKADVEPMWGPGRHGPGNNIFCYFRDPAGYVMEYTCYLTTVEDDDKWQALVWKRVPHLMDQWGIAGPPPPGARASMQGDPDEGWATKLVNKQ; this is encoded by the coding sequence ATGCTAGGTATCACCCATTTGCGGCATATCAGTTTGTTTACGCCCGTCTTGAAAGAACATGCAGACTTCTACGAAAAGATTTGGGGTCTAGATAAGCTTCAAGAAGATGAGAACAATGTCTACTTCCGTGGAGCAGGCTCCGAAAACCACATCCTTCATTTGCAAGCGGGGGAAAAACGCGGGCTGCACCATATCGCTTTTGGCATGATCGACAAGAATGCCGTAGACACAGCGGCTGAAAAGCTGAAAGAACTGGGCATTCCACTTGTTGCTGAGCCAGCCTACCTCGATGAAGCAGGTGCAGGCTACGGATTGCGCTTTCTTGATCCAGAAGGTCGTTGTATCGAACTGTCTTGTTGGGTAGAGATCCACACGAAAGACTGGAGCAAGAAAAACGTGGATCCGATCAAATTGAACCACGTGGTGATGAACACGAAAGACATCGACATGATTACGGACTTCTACACGAAAGTCCTGGGCTTCAAGGTAACGGACTGGAGCGAGCATCAAATGGTTTTCCTGCGCTGCAACAAAAACCATCACTCCCTCGCTTTCAACCAGGATGCACATGCATCTGTGAACCACATTGCTTATGAAGTTGAGAGTGTAGACGAAGTCATGCGAGGCATCGGCAATGTACGCAAAGCAGACGTCGAGCCGATGTGGGGACCTGGTCGTCACGGTCCTGGTAACAACATCTTCTGTTATTTCCGCGATCCAGCCGGCTATGTCATGGAATACACCTGCTACCTGACAACCGTAGAGGATGACGACAAATGGCAAGCACTGGTCTGGAAGCGCGTACCGCATTTGATGGACCAATGGGGAATTGCAGGACCTCCACCACCAGGAGCGCGTGCGTCTATGCAAGGCGATCCCGACGAGGGCTGGGCTACCAAGCTCGTCAACAAACAATAA
- a CDS encoding aminotransferase-like domain-containing protein, producing the protein MENKYEVVKALLKEQLLSSTIKPGEKLPSIRAASELWACSKNTAIRAYQELEKEHLIYSVPKSGYYAVVRPVLGKQAATEWIDFSSASPDADVMPYKDFQHCLNRAIELYEDHLFTYSDPQGFFTLRRALEKHLAHSQIFASPSQICVVSGAQQALHLLASMPFPNGKGAVLVEQPTFQGMLRSLDLMGVTTLGIERTMDGIDLDELERHFRNNHIKFFYTVPRFHNPLGACYTAEQKMRIAKLAEKYDVYIVEDDYLADMDTDDKADPIYSYDQAGKVIYVKSFSKIMLPGLRLASVVLPTSLMETFRLFKASSDSSTSALSQAALELYLNCGMYDHHASLVRERYRLRMQQLADCSERLLPQKMDFRIGNGGIFARMSIPDEIDLHDLITALHLQQVRVTSTEQNYLRTFRRNYGLRISIIQTDFAKIERGIQIVANTVSGLLEQQKKSRLQVIDWI; encoded by the coding sequence ATGGAGAACAAGTACGAAGTTGTGAAAGCGCTTTTAAAAGAGCAGCTATTATCGAGCACGATCAAGCCGGGGGAAAAGCTACCTTCGATTCGTGCAGCGTCCGAGCTGTGGGCGTGCAGTAAAAATACAGCCATCCGAGCGTATCAGGAGCTGGAAAAAGAGCACTTGATCTATTCCGTTCCGAAAAGCGGCTATTACGCCGTAGTGCGGCCAGTGCTTGGTAAGCAGGCAGCGACGGAATGGATCGATTTTTCCTCAGCCAGCCCGGATGCGGACGTGATGCCGTACAAAGATTTTCAGCATTGCTTGAATCGAGCGATCGAGCTGTATGAGGATCATCTCTTTACGTATTCGGACCCGCAAGGATTTTTTACATTGAGGCGAGCATTGGAAAAGCATCTGGCTCATTCACAAATCTTTGCATCGCCGTCGCAAATATGTGTCGTGTCTGGGGCTCAGCAGGCCTTGCATTTACTCGCTTCTATGCCGTTTCCCAATGGAAAGGGTGCGGTGCTGGTGGAGCAGCCTACCTTCCAGGGCATGCTACGTTCCCTGGATCTGATGGGAGTCACGACTCTCGGCATAGAGCGGACGATGGATGGCATCGATCTCGATGAGCTGGAGCGACATTTCCGCAACAATCACATCAAGTTCTTTTATACGGTGCCTAGGTTTCACAACCCTTTGGGGGCATGCTATACAGCAGAGCAAAAAATGCGTATTGCCAAACTGGCTGAGAAATATGATGTCTATATCGTGGAAGATGATTATTTGGCGGATATGGATACAGATGACAAAGCGGACCCAATCTACTCGTACGATCAGGCTGGTAAAGTCATCTACGTCAAGAGCTTTTCCAAGATCATGCTCCCTGGTTTGCGATTAGCGTCAGTCGTGCTCCCTACTTCTTTGATGGAGACGTTTCGACTGTTCAAGGCATCCAGTGATTCCAGTACGTCTGCCTTGTCCCAGGCCGCATTGGAGCTGTATCTAAACTGCGGCATGTACGATCACCACGCTTCTTTGGTACGGGAGAGATACCGGCTGCGGATGCAGCAGCTAGCCGACTGCAGCGAACGATTGCTCCCCCAAAAAATGGATTTTCGGATCGGGAATGGAGGCATTTTCGCCAGAATGTCGATTCCTGATGAGATCGATTTGCATGATTTGATCACGGCACTTCACTTGCAGCAGGTGAGAGTGACTTCGACAGAACAAAACTACTTGCGAACGTTTCGGCGTAATTATGGACTGCGCATCAGCATCATCCAGACGGACTTTGCAAAAATTGAAAGAGGAATTCAGATCGTGGCCAATACCGTCTCAGGCTTGTTAGAACAGCAAAAAAAAAGCAGACTGCAGGTCATTGACTGGATATGA
- a CDS encoding GNAT family N-acetyltransferase, whose product MIFKNEELPYSINDMKDLLDKEQIFQWLSTSYWASERPKELIFASFEHSICFGVYGETGQVGFARVVTDYTTFSWVCDVFIDPAHRGKGLSKWLMEVIVQHPAIAHTNMLLATRDAHGLYEQYGFVRREAMRRMANEQAKTPVI is encoded by the coding sequence ATGATTTTTAAAAATGAAGAATTACCTTATTCCATCAATGATATGAAGGATTTATTGGACAAGGAACAGATCTTCCAGTGGCTCTCCACTTCGTATTGGGCATCGGAACGTCCCAAAGAACTGATTTTCGCCAGCTTTGAGCATTCCATCTGCTTTGGGGTGTACGGAGAGACTGGACAAGTGGGGTTCGCCCGCGTTGTGACTGATTACACGACTTTTTCCTGGGTGTGCGATGTCTTTATCGATCCTGCCCACCGTGGTAAAGGGCTGAGTAAATGGCTCATGGAAGTGATCGTCCAGCATCCTGCCATTGCCCATACCAACATGTTACTGGCAACGCGGGACGCGCATGGCTTATATGAGCAATACGGATTTGTCCGCAGAGAGGCGATGCGGCGTATGGCGAATGAACAGGCAAAAACCCCCGTGATTTGA
- a CDS encoding CapA family protein has protein sequence MKIGRWKSVTTLTVAMLVIAGSSVGSYSNPVKAATTENSIRVAFVGDIMLDKSVGNQISRHGVDYPFQKTADFLKQADLTIGNLETSVSMRGQAEKKEYTYRSKPQTLQGLVNAGIDVVNLANNHSLDYGMDALFDTMDHLKKNQIGFVGAGKNEEEAFTPFVRTINGKRVAVIGLSHVLPNRQWFAGKNKPGLAHAYSYEPMLTYVKKAVAQSEITIAVMHWNLEYKDVPEPYAREMARKLIDSGVDAVVGSHSHSVMGMEMYKGVPIYYSVGNFVFTTSYNPKGREAMMVELTFGEKATTSKVIPVKITNGQPAPMDATNRKRMIDKLNKISFQVKFDEAGHAASTLAEKTSSKP, from the coding sequence ATGAAAATCGGACGATGGAAAAGCGTGACGACGTTGACAGTTGCGATGCTAGTAATCGCAGGCAGTTCGGTCGGTAGCTATAGCAATCCGGTGAAGGCAGCTACGACAGAAAACAGTATCCGCGTCGCTTTTGTGGGAGATATTATGCTGGATAAGAGTGTTGGCAACCAAATCAGTCGACATGGCGTTGATTATCCGTTTCAAAAAACAGCAGACTTTTTAAAGCAGGCAGATCTGACCATTGGCAATCTGGAGACGTCCGTGAGCATGCGTGGTCAGGCTGAGAAAAAAGAATATACATACCGCTCCAAGCCTCAAACCTTGCAAGGATTAGTGAACGCTGGAATTGATGTCGTTAATCTGGCCAACAACCATTCCTTGGACTACGGCATGGACGCTTTATTTGATACGATGGATCATTTGAAAAAGAACCAGATTGGCTTTGTCGGGGCGGGGAAAAATGAGGAGGAAGCGTTCACACCATTCGTTCGCACCATCAACGGAAAGCGTGTCGCGGTCATCGGCTTAAGTCATGTACTGCCCAATCGGCAATGGTTTGCAGGCAAAAACAAGCCAGGTCTGGCTCACGCGTACTCGTATGAACCCATGCTCACCTATGTGAAAAAAGCGGTGGCACAGTCCGAAATAACCATCGCGGTCATGCACTGGAATTTGGAGTACAAGGACGTGCCGGAGCCGTATGCGCGGGAAATGGCGCGGAAGCTGATCGATAGCGGAGTGGATGCGGTCGTCGGTTCTCATAGTCACTCGGTGATGGGGATGGAGATGTACAAAGGTGTGCCGATTTACTACAGTGTAGGGAATTTCGTCTTTACCACCTCGTACAATCCAAAAGGGAGGGAAGCGATGATGGTAGAGCTGACATTTGGGGAGAAGGCGACGACCTCCAAAGTCATTCCTGTCAAAATCACCAACGGACAACCAGCTCCGATGGATGCAACGAACCGCAAACGGATGATCGACAAATTGAACAAGATCTCGTTTCAGGTGAAATTCGACGAAGCGGGTCACGCTGCGAGCACTCTAGCAGAAAAGACGTCCTCCAAGCCGTAG
- a CDS encoding LuxR C-terminal-related transcriptional regulator, whose product MVQLPRSIMLKTKTTLPASPSTSVRRNHLLEQMDEGISCKLTILCAPAGYGKTTLLVHWAHQQSTRPAWLSLDEMDNDLIRFWKYVVHTLSESCFPELAERLEPLMGAISHTSIYTFIDSLLYELDTIQQPVFLLLDDYHSIYEEQIHLSLSYLIDYLPYHVHLYIASRNAMPFATTKWTLRGQARQITLEQLRFTQQETASFYRDAHGISLEPKQIDRLMESTEGWVAGLQLAAISLANPVNHDRFFDGFNGSHRNISEYLLHEVWLRLPTDVQSFLLATCILQRMDAPLCNRVTNQSQSQQMLTFLYQQNIFLISLDDYQNWYRYHHLFGEFLQGQLRQLDPLKAIDLHRVASECLAERDFYDEAIDHAFAASDFPFAARLLETNFPQMIARGELSTLLHWLTRFPRPSEMLPPPLRLLSAFLQILCGQAEQAQKEIPSLEATCAAIEDPEEQEQFLSGLFFVRANLHFALGQFETILSESDTLYKKLPESPLFFAFNYNTTEPFIRQTTLGIKGMLSPQTEYVGKVFSGKLVAHGWQDSLFNTYVIQALAEGYYEWNRLEDSSTLLEQVEPIARRQKIPGLLVPYSLTKAKIELATGSPFLARKIVEEAMETVQIWSDDYWLNPLRAFLARVHLAEGNIDLATEQLAKLPSFFCEKPAIQRELELLTFVRYLLAKQQPQDTFWILDTLKLASKREGLLTSQVDIAILQALANQQLGQTDDALAFLQEALVIGEANDYVRSFLDDGAALYPLLSASKLRSKTQSNNKPISPAYVKKLLDLISKKESKRKTDHSSPLLEPLTGKEMILLSMLSQGASNKEIAEELGNTIGTVKVYLHRIYGKLGVTNRTQALLKAQEISLLETGPTSY is encoded by the coding sequence ATGGTTCAACTCCCGCGTTCCATTATGCTCAAAACCAAAACAACCTTGCCTGCCTCCCCATCCACCAGCGTTAGGAGAAATCATTTGCTGGAACAAATGGATGAAGGGATCTCGTGCAAGCTGACCATCCTCTGCGCTCCTGCAGGCTATGGAAAAACAACCTTACTCGTCCATTGGGCCCATCAGCAATCTACTCGACCTGCTTGGCTTTCTTTGGACGAGATGGACAATGATTTGATCCGCTTTTGGAAATACGTCGTACATACGCTGTCGGAATCTTGTTTCCCAGAGCTAGCCGAGCGATTGGAGCCTCTGATGGGAGCTATTTCTCATACGTCTATTTACACGTTTATCGACTCGCTCCTCTACGAGCTAGATACGATCCAGCAGCCTGTATTTCTTCTCCTGGACGACTACCACTCTATTTATGAAGAACAAATTCATCTCAGCCTTTCGTACCTGATTGACTATCTGCCCTACCACGTTCATCTCTACATCGCTAGTCGAAACGCGATGCCTTTTGCTACCACCAAATGGACGTTGCGCGGACAAGCCCGTCAGATTACATTGGAGCAACTGCGCTTTACCCAACAGGAAACGGCCAGCTTTTATCGAGACGCCCACGGAATTTCGCTCGAACCCAAACAGATCGACCGGCTCATGGAAAGCACAGAGGGCTGGGTGGCTGGGCTTCAGCTGGCTGCGATCTCTCTCGCCAATCCAGTCAACCACGACCGATTTTTTGATGGATTCAACGGCTCTCATCGCAATATCTCCGAGTATTTGCTGCACGAGGTTTGGCTGCGTCTCCCTACTGATGTCCAAAGCTTTTTGCTTGCGACTTGTATCTTGCAACGAATGGACGCTCCCCTTTGCAATCGCGTGACGAATCAATCGCAGAGTCAGCAGATGCTCACCTTCCTGTACCAGCAAAACATTTTCTTGATCTCTCTCGACGACTACCAAAACTGGTACCGCTATCACCATCTGTTTGGCGAATTTCTCCAAGGACAGCTTCGTCAGCTGGATCCACTAAAAGCAATCGACCTGCATCGCGTCGCCAGCGAATGCCTCGCCGAACGAGATTTTTACGATGAAGCGATTGATCATGCATTCGCTGCTTCCGATTTCCCCTTCGCTGCCCGACTCTTGGAAACAAACTTTCCACAGATGATTGCACGAGGAGAACTGTCCACATTGTTGCATTGGCTGACCCGTTTTCCCCGTCCATCTGAGATGCTTCCTCCGCCTTTGCGTCTCCTCTCTGCCTTCCTCCAGATTCTATGCGGTCAAGCCGAGCAAGCACAAAAGGAGATCCCTTCTTTGGAAGCAACATGCGCCGCCATCGAAGACCCTGAGGAGCAGGAGCAGTTTTTGAGTGGGTTGTTTTTTGTTCGTGCCAATCTCCACTTTGCCCTCGGCCAGTTTGAAACAATCCTTTCTGAGTCGGACACCTTGTACAAAAAACTTCCTGAAAGTCCGCTGTTCTTTGCTTTCAATTACAATACGACCGAGCCGTTCATCAGGCAGACAACGCTCGGCATCAAAGGAATGCTGTCCCCGCAGACGGAATACGTCGGGAAAGTGTTTTCAGGCAAGCTGGTCGCTCACGGCTGGCAAGACTCTTTGTTCAATACGTACGTCATTCAAGCACTCGCCGAAGGCTATTACGAGTGGAACCGATTAGAGGATAGTTCTACCCTGCTGGAGCAGGTGGAGCCGATTGCCCGCCGGCAAAAAATCCCTGGACTACTGGTCCCCTACTCCCTAACAAAGGCAAAAATCGAACTCGCTACAGGCTCTCCCTTCCTAGCGAGAAAGATCGTAGAAGAGGCGATGGAAACCGTCCAAATTTGGTCAGACGATTATTGGCTGAATCCGTTGCGCGCTTTTTTGGCACGCGTGCATTTGGCAGAAGGAAATATTGACCTGGCAACCGAACAGCTCGCCAAGCTGCCCTCTTTCTTTTGCGAGAAGCCAGCCATTCAACGAGAGCTGGAGCTATTGACTTTCGTTCGCTATTTATTAGCCAAGCAGCAACCACAAGATACTTTCTGGATTTTGGACACCTTGAAGCTGGCAAGCAAAAGGGAAGGCTTGCTCACCAGCCAAGTGGACATCGCTATTCTGCAGGCATTGGCAAATCAGCAGCTAGGCCAAACAGATGACGCCCTAGCTTTTCTGCAGGAGGCTCTCGTCATTGGAGAAGCGAACGACTACGTGCGCAGCTTTCTAGACGATGGCGCCGCCTTGTACCCGCTGCTCTCTGCCAGCAAATTACGCAGTAAGACGCAGTCCAATAACAAGCCGATCTCCCCAGCCTACGTCAAAAAACTGCTTGATCTGATTTCGAAAAAAGAGTCAAAAAGAAAAACAGATCATTCCTCTCCCCTTCTTGAACCGTTGACGGGAAAAGAAATGATCCTGTTATCCATGCTGAGTCAGGGTGCCTCCAACAAAGAAATTGCGGAGGAACTCGGGAACACAATCGGCACGGTCAAAGTGTATCTCCATCGCATCTACGGCAAGCTCGGTGTTACCAATCGCACGCAAGCATTGCTAAAAGCACAGGAAATATCGCTGCTGGAAACCGGTCCTACATCCTATTAA
- a CDS encoding threonine ammonia-lyase produces the protein MIGKADIVAAREQIADTIHKTPLLSSEQLSLLCGNNIFLKAEHLQKTGSFKIRGATNKVKQALREGAVSVTAASSGNHGQAVAYIANKVGIQATIVVPEDVAACKLEAIEAYNGKVEKCGLTSAERLPRAMEIAKQQNGVYVSPYDDPYIMAGQGTIGLEILEQLEDVDAIFVPIGGGGLISGVLTAIKETKPSIQVIGVEPQLANDTYLSLKQNQRVSLPGSLTIADGLRTSQPGELTFPILSKYVDDIVLVTEDEIRQAFCFVLERMKQVIEPSSATTIAAAMFEKTALLGKRIVTLVSGGNVDLDQMAGLVSKPLNRM, from the coding sequence ATGATCGGGAAAGCGGATATCGTCGCAGCGCGGGAGCAGATTGCAGATACGATTCACAAGACACCCTTACTCTCGTCCGAGCAGTTATCTTTACTTTGTGGAAATAATATTTTTCTAAAAGCGGAACATCTGCAAAAAACGGGCTCCTTCAAGATCCGGGGAGCGACGAACAAGGTGAAACAGGCGTTACGTGAAGGTGCTGTGTCCGTTACTGCAGCTTCCTCTGGTAATCACGGGCAAGCCGTTGCCTACATTGCCAATAAGGTAGGCATCCAAGCGACAATAGTGGTCCCTGAAGATGTGGCTGCCTGCAAGCTGGAAGCGATCGAGGCCTACAATGGCAAAGTGGAGAAGTGTGGGCTGACCTCAGCGGAGCGACTGCCGAGAGCAATGGAAATCGCGAAGCAGCAAAATGGCGTATATGTTTCTCCGTACGACGATCCGTACATCATGGCGGGACAAGGGACGATCGGGCTGGAAATACTGGAGCAGCTGGAGGATGTGGATGCGATTTTCGTTCCCATTGGTGGAGGGGGCTTGATTTCCGGGGTACTTACGGCGATCAAGGAGACGAAGCCGTCTATTCAGGTCATCGGGGTGGAACCGCAGCTTGCCAATGACACCTACCTCTCTCTGAAACAAAATCAACGCGTGTCTCTTCCAGGATCACTCACAATCGCAGACGGCTTGCGGACCAGTCAACCGGGAGAGCTGACGTTTCCCATCCTGAGCAAATATGTGGACGACATCGTGCTTGTCACTGAAGATGAGATTCGCCAAGCGTTTTGCTTTGTGCTCGAACGGATGAAGCAAGTAATCGAGCCTTCCAGCGCGACTACGATAGCTGCAGCCATGTTTGAAAAAACAGCCCTGCTCGGTAAACGGATCGTGACTCTCGTTTCAGGTGGAAACGTAGATCTCGACCAGATGGCAGGACTGGTTTCAAAACCACTTAATAGGATGTAG
- a CDS encoding RidA family protein, with protein MIRERLQQLGLELPEPVPSLYQYVPVVVHEGVAYISGQVPRVDGKLPFVGKVGEDVTIEQARELAEICVLKGLSSLEAEIGSLDRVERILKVTGYVQSADGFSQQPNVIDAASELLERIFGERGRHARTAVGAAELPGNTPVEIDFMIAVKR; from the coding sequence ATGATTCGAGAACGATTGCAACAACTGGGGCTGGAACTGCCCGAGCCCGTACCGTCACTCTATCAATACGTGCCGGTTGTCGTCCATGAGGGGGTCGCTTACATCAGCGGACAAGTGCCGAGAGTTGACGGCAAGCTTCCCTTTGTCGGAAAAGTAGGAGAAGACGTAACCATCGAACAGGCGAGAGAACTGGCTGAAATCTGCGTCTTAAAAGGGCTAAGCAGTCTAGAAGCAGAGATCGGAAGTCTGGATCGGGTAGAGCGTATCTTGAAGGTCACGGGATACGTACAATCTGCGGATGGATTTTCCCAGCAACCCAATGTGATCGATGCAGCTTCCGAGCTGTTGGAACGTATCTTTGGAGAGCGTGGACGCCATGCGCGGACAGCCGTCGGAGCTGCCGAACTACCAGGAAATACACCGGTCGAAATCGATTTTATGATAGCAGTGAAGCGATAG
- a CDS encoding ArsR/SmtB family transcription factor — protein MEPLFIYKALSNETRSQILQWLKNPEDFFDEKPYLQQGLSFRIGVCVGDIQTRAGLAQSVISSYLLTMQKAGLLESERIGKWTYYRRNEKTIQEFSEYVQKKL, from the coding sequence ATGGAACCTTTATTTATTTATAAAGCATTGTCTAACGAGACCCGTAGTCAAATTTTGCAGTGGCTAAAGAATCCAGAGGATTTTTTTGATGAAAAGCCTTACTTACAGCAAGGCCTCAGCTTTCGAATTGGTGTATGCGTAGGAGATATTCAGACGAGAGCAGGGCTCGCCCAGTCTGTTATCTCGAGTTATTTGTTGACGATGCAAAAAGCAGGCTTGTTGGAATCCGAGCGGATCGGAAAATGGACGTATTATCGGCGGAATGAAAAGACGATACAGGAATTTTCCGAGTACGTTCAAAAGAAACTCTAA